From a single Bacillus pseudomycoides DSM 12442 genomic region:
- a CDS encoding LrgB family protein encodes MIGFFCLLLTLLTYWISKKLYQRWNWSILSPLLVCPIVLIVLLLGLDTSYETYDSGGHWLTELLKPATVAFAWPIYKYFDLLKKHASAILINVIVGSLLSVITSALLADAFHIDSSLEHSLAPHIVTTPIAMAISEMIGGMSQLTAVFVVLTALTGALLGPSLIRICRIKTAIAKGIMLGTSANGTGTSKAFEIGPVEGTIASLSMLLTAGASLVIVPLFLSWLH; translated from the coding sequence ATGATCGGCTTTTTTTGTTTACTATTAACACTATTAACATATTGGATTTCTAAGAAACTATATCAACGCTGGAATTGGAGTATACTTTCACCGCTTCTCGTTTGTCCAATTGTTTTAATCGTGTTATTACTTGGACTAGATACATCTTATGAAACATACGATTCTGGTGGCCATTGGTTAACTGAACTATTAAAACCAGCAACCGTAGCTTTTGCATGGCCCATCTATAAATACTTTGATTTATTAAAAAAACATGCGAGTGCAATTTTAATTAACGTTATTGTCGGTTCATTATTATCTGTTATTACTTCAGCTCTTCTAGCAGATGCTTTTCACATTGATTCATCACTAGAACATAGCTTAGCACCGCACATTGTCACAACACCAATTGCCATGGCAATCTCAGAAATGATTGGCGGTATGTCACAATTAACAGCCGTATTCGTTGTACTTACAGCACTAACTGGAGCACTCTTAGGCCCTTCTCTTATTCGCATATGCCGTATTAAAACCGCCATCGCGAAAGGTATTATGCTAGGTACTAGTGCAAACGGTACCGGTACTTCAAAAGCATTCGAAATCGGACCAGTGGAAGGTACAATTGCAAGTTTATCCATGCTTCTAACAGCTGGCGCAAGTTTAGTCATTGTACCACTTTTCTTATCCTGGTTACATTAA
- a CDS encoding FtsX-like permease family protein, with product MSLFRLAKKNIQNYAAQRLKQFIWIAMSTMLYFFIISIRSNEAVIEKIQHIPFLLATLYYGEVLLFFVCTAVAYKMTKRFLKNRKQELLLYETAGMKKRKIFCLLCQEQFLIYGGAILFGFIHGMLFLKLFTVIFIKLIGVHGINSAPITLYAVSVTTVLIVIIILLSIWQCYKFIQEFKYEQLNKVEEKA from the coding sequence ATGTCTTTATTTCGGTTAGCAAAGAAAAATATACAAAACTATGCTGCCCAACGATTAAAGCAATTTATATGGATTGCAATGAGTACAATGCTATATTTTTTCATTATATCTATCCGATCTAATGAAGCGGTAATAGAAAAAATACAGCATATACCGTTTTTGTTAGCTACACTATATTATGGGGAAGTACTGTTGTTTTTTGTATGCACTGCTGTTGCATACAAAATGACAAAAAGATTTTTAAAAAATAGGAAACAAGAATTACTGTTGTATGAAACTGCCGGTATGAAAAAAAGAAAAATATTTTGTTTGTTATGTCAGGAGCAGTTTTTGATTTACGGTGGAGCGATTCTTTTTGGTTTTATTCATGGGATGCTGTTTTTGAAATTATTTACAGTGATTTTTATAAAGTTAATAGGAGTTCATGGAATAAATAGCGCACCGATTACGTTATACGCAGTATCAGTAACGACAGTGTTGATCGTTATAATCATCTTATTATCAATATGGCAATGTTATAAATTTATTCAAGAATTTAAATATGAACAATTAAATAAAGTCGAGGAAAAGGCATGA
- a CDS encoding M20/M25/M40 family metallo-hydrolase, translated as MSKWQSKEQLVQLLSDLVEIPSITGSEAEIILPDFVVGQLTDLDYFKQNSNHVQKNPTGDGRYFVTALVKKNNNTKNTVILVSHFDVVDVQDYGGWKADAFSPKKLTSMFYSHKDELPNHVREDIEKGDWLFGRGTMDMKCGLALQIAMVEQACEGKFDGNVLLLAVPDEEVNSVGMRAAVPRLLDLAKEHNLEYKTVLNSEPMFTRHPGDQNKYIYTGSIGKVLPGFFCYGKETHVGEPFAGLNANYMASLLTAELELNTELCDIVEGEASPPPTNLFQRDLKEDYSVQIPHRAVTLFNLFLLEKTMTDVISLLHQKVTKVAEKIEDSYEKRAYRFSKYNPFIPPNLKVNVLTYEELIAYAIEQHGQEKIADIQSTVIKNREDKDDRAVTIDLVDKLAILCKEKAPMIVLFFAPPYYPAVSSRHNPLIKEVVREMERYAHYNHGITFKNQNYFGGISDLSYVGLQYPVDSMSSLVENMPLWDKGYSIPLQELEEFDVPVLNMGPVGKDAHQWTERLDINYAFETLLDMLPICIEKLLVSNKITQS; from the coding sequence ATGTCAAAATGGCAATCAAAAGAACAATTGGTTCAATTATTAAGCGATCTTGTTGAAATTCCTAGTATTACTGGCTCGGAAGCTGAGATTATATTGCCAGATTTTGTTGTTGGCCAACTAACGGATCTAGATTATTTCAAACAAAATTCCAATCATGTGCAAAAAAATCCGACGGGGGATGGACGATATTTTGTTACTGCTCTAGTAAAGAAAAATAATAATACAAAAAATACAGTAATTCTTGTTAGTCACTTTGATGTTGTAGATGTGCAAGATTATGGGGGGTGGAAAGCGGATGCATTTAGCCCTAAAAAATTAACATCTATGTTTTATTCTCATAAAGATGAGCTACCGAATCATGTACGTGAAGATATAGAAAAAGGGGATTGGCTATTTGGTAGAGGAACAATGGATATGAAATGTGGTCTAGCTTTGCAAATCGCAATGGTTGAGCAAGCTTGTGAAGGGAAGTTTGACGGAAATGTCCTTTTATTAGCTGTTCCAGATGAAGAAGTGAACTCTGTAGGAATGAGAGCTGCTGTTCCAAGATTATTAGATTTAGCAAAAGAACATAACCTAGAATATAAAACGGTTTTAAATTCAGAGCCTATGTTTACGCGTCATCCTGGTGATCAAAATAAGTATATTTACACGGGTTCTATTGGTAAGGTGTTACCTGGTTTCTTTTGTTATGGAAAGGAAACACATGTAGGCGAACCTTTTGCGGGATTAAATGCTAATTATATGGCTTCATTATTAACAGCTGAATTAGAATTGAATACGGAACTTTGTGATATTGTAGAAGGCGAAGCGAGCCCTCCACCAACTAATTTGTTTCAAAGAGACTTAAAGGAGGATTATTCTGTACAAATTCCTCATCGTGCAGTCACATTGTTTAATTTATTTTTACTAGAAAAAACGATGACAGATGTAATTTCGTTGTTACATCAAAAAGTAACGAAAGTAGCAGAAAAAATCGAAGACTCGTATGAGAAGCGAGCATATCGTTTTTCTAAGTATAATCCGTTCATACCGCCTAATCTTAAAGTAAATGTATTAACGTATGAAGAGCTTATCGCTTATGCAATTGAACAACATGGGCAAGAAAAAATAGCTGATATTCAATCTACTGTTATAAAAAATAGAGAAGATAAAGATGATCGTGCGGTAACAATTGATTTAGTTGATAAATTAGCTATTTTATGTAAAGAAAAGGCACCAATGATTGTGCTTTTCTTTGCCCCACCGTACTATCCAGCTGTGAGTTCACGTCACAATCCTTTAATTAAAGAAGTAGTTAGGGAAATGGAAAGATATGCTCACTACAATCATGGAATTACATTTAAAAATCAAAATTATTTTGGAGGAATTTCAGATTTAAGCTATGTAGGCTTACAGTATCCAGTTGATTCAATGAGCTCACTTGTAGAAAATATGCCATTATGGGATAAAGGCTATTCAATTCCGCTCCAGGAGTTAGAAGAGTTTGATGTTCCAGTATTAAATATGGGACCAGTAGGAAAAGATGCACATCAATGGACAGAACGTCTGGACATAAATTACGCATTTGAAACGCTATTAGATATGTTGCCTATATGTATTGAAAAATTACTTGTTTCAAATAAAATTACACAGTCATAG
- a CDS encoding M20 peptidase aminoacylase family protein — translation MKPITNQLTEKLISIRRHLHQYPELSYEETETTKAIQNWLNEANITIISSNLKTGVIAEVSGDKNGPIIVLRADIDALPIHEETNLSYASKNPGKMHACGHDFHTASILGAAYLLKENESSLNGTVRFIFQAAEESGDGACKVIEAGHLENVQAIFGMHNKPDLPVGTIGIKDGPLMAGVDRFEIEIQGVGTHAAVPDAGVDPIVASSQIVMALQTIVSRNVSSFHNAVVSVTNIHSGNTWNVIPEKATLEGTVRTFQPETRQRIPELMERIIKGVSDALGVETKLHWYPGPPAVHNDIKLTELSTHIAQVMGLQIISPKPSMAGEDFSFYQQNIPGSFVFMGTAGTQEWHHPAFTLDEGALPISAQYFALLAQEAINKLR, via the coding sequence ATGAAACCCATCACAAATCAATTAACAGAGAAGCTAATCTCCATCCGCCGTCATTTACATCAATATCCAGAACTATCTTATGAAGAAACAGAAACAACAAAAGCGATACAGAACTGGTTAAACGAAGCTAACATCACAATTATTAGTTCTAATTTAAAAACTGGCGTAATCGCAGAAGTTTCCGGTGATAAGAATGGACCAATTATTGTGCTCCGTGCTGATATTGATGCTCTTCCTATACATGAAGAAACTAATTTATCTTATGCTTCTAAAAATCCTGGTAAAATGCATGCATGTGGACATGATTTTCACACAGCATCTATTCTCGGCGCTGCCTACTTATTAAAAGAAAATGAATCTTCACTTAACGGAACTGTTAGATTCATATTCCAAGCTGCTGAAGAAAGCGGAGACGGAGCATGCAAAGTAATAGAAGCTGGTCATTTAGAAAACGTACAAGCCATTTTTGGTATGCACAATAAGCCCGATTTACCAGTTGGTACAATTGGTATAAAAGATGGACCACTTATGGCCGGCGTTGATCGTTTTGAGATTGAAATACAAGGAGTTGGAACACATGCAGCTGTACCTGATGCTGGTGTTGATCCAATTGTTGCCTCTTCTCAAATTGTTATGGCACTACAAACAATTGTAAGCCGAAATGTAAGCTCTTTTCATAACGCTGTCGTGAGTGTAACAAACATTCATTCAGGAAATACATGGAACGTTATCCCTGAAAAAGCAACTTTAGAAGGAACCGTTCGTACATTCCAACCTGAAACACGCCAAAGAATACCAGAACTGATGGAACGTATTATTAAAGGGGTTTCTGATGCACTAGGTGTTGAAACGAAATTGCATTGGTATCCAGGTCCTCCTGCCGTTCATAACGATATAAAACTTACAGAATTATCTACCCATATTGCTCAAGTAATGGGCCTCCAAATTATTTCACCAAAACCTTCTATGGCAGGAGAAGATTTTTCATTTTATCAACAAAACATACCTGGTTCATTCGTCTTTATGGGAACAGCTGGGACACAAGAATGGCATCACCCTGCTTTTACATTAGATGAAGGAGCATTACCTATAAGCGCACAATATTTTGCTTTATTAGCTCAAGAAGCTATTAACAAATTACGATAA
- the alsR gene encoding acetoin biosynthesis transcriptional regulator AlsR encodes MELRHLQYFVVVAEELHFGRAAARLQMTQPPLSQQIQQLEKEMGVTLFSRTKRKVEMTEAGEMFLKEVKKAFDQIEKAVEVAQSAQRGEVGSLSIGFVGAAIYDILPSIVREYRKKFPRVSVALHELSTPDQVHALHDNRIDVGFLRPPINTQLLELEPIQKLSCTLCLPKAHPLAEKEEIHIEDLQDEPFVFITRPVWPALYDTILSLCRNAGFSPHIVQEATEYQTVMGLVAAGIGITVIPVSANKLYKTEVVYKAIFDSKFVAEMSVAYRKTNSNPELLEFLKIAREKKRIEVENDK; translated from the coding sequence ATGGAATTACGGCATTTGCAATATTTTGTTGTTGTAGCAGAAGAGCTACATTTTGGACGAGCAGCTGCTCGCTTACAAATGACACAGCCACCGCTAAGTCAACAAATTCAGCAATTAGAGAAAGAGATGGGAGTTACATTATTTTCAAGAACGAAGCGGAAAGTTGAGATGACAGAAGCAGGAGAGATGTTTTTAAAAGAAGTGAAAAAAGCATTTGATCAAATTGAGAAGGCAGTAGAAGTCGCGCAAAGTGCACAAAGGGGAGAAGTTGGATCACTTTCAATTGGATTTGTAGGGGCAGCGATATATGATATTTTACCGTCTATTGTTAGGGAGTATCGAAAGAAGTTTCCAAGAGTATCTGTTGCACTGCATGAATTATCGACACCGGATCAAGTTCATGCGCTCCATGATAATCGTATTGATGTTGGATTTTTACGTCCACCAATTAATACACAATTACTAGAATTAGAACCAATTCAAAAGCTTTCGTGTACACTATGTTTACCAAAAGCGCATCCATTAGCAGAGAAAGAAGAAATTCATATTGAAGATTTGCAAGATGAACCATTTGTATTTATAACAAGACCCGTTTGGCCTGCGTTATACGATACAATTTTATCGTTATGCAGGAATGCTGGATTTAGTCCACACATTGTGCAAGAGGCAACAGAGTATCAAACCGTTATGGGGCTTGTAGCTGCAGGAATTGGTATAACCGTTATTCCGGTATCGGCAAATAAGTTATATAAAACAGAAGTGGTGTACAAGGCAATATTTGATTCTAAATTTGTAGCTGAAATGTCAGTAGCATATCGGAAAACAAATAGTAATCCTGAGCTGTTAGAGTTTTTAAAAATTGCGAGAGAAAAAAAACGAATTGAAGTTGAAAATGATAAGTAA
- a CDS encoding ABC transporter ATP-binding protein, translating to MVNKQSIVRVEQLTKRIGSKTLVENISFEVKKGEVVGLLGPNGAGKTTLMRMMVGMIRMTEGEVWIDGQSVKQQFESTAAKIGAVIENPEFYPFLSGYENLTYFGRMNSNVTEDRIDEVVQLLGMGQVIDRKVKAYSLGMRQRLGIAQALIHNPDVLILDEPTNGLDPNGIHEMRMYIKKIAHEQGKAVLVSSHLLSEVELMCDRVIIIQHGEYVTTQSIQRDGSLEMETIHIRVDDVKRAADLLTYDAVIQDNELILTVENEEIPNVIRTLTEKSIRIYRVYEERKTLEEKFLELTGGKDIV from the coding sequence ATGGTAAATAAACAATCTATAGTGAGAGTAGAACAACTAACAAAGCGAATCGGCTCAAAGACATTAGTAGAAAATATAAGTTTTGAAGTAAAGAAAGGCGAAGTTGTTGGTTTATTAGGGCCAAACGGTGCCGGGAAAACAACATTAATGCGAATGATGGTTGGTATGATTCGCATGACGGAAGGTGAAGTCTGGATAGATGGTCAATCTGTAAAACAGCAATTTGAAAGTACAGCTGCAAAAATTGGTGCTGTAATCGAAAATCCAGAATTCTATCCTTTTTTAAGTGGTTATGAAAATTTGACATATTTTGGGCGTATGAATAGTAACGTTACAGAAGACCGTATTGATGAAGTTGTCCAATTACTAGGTATGGGACAGGTTATTGACCGAAAAGTAAAAGCATATTCACTTGGTATGAGGCAACGCTTAGGAATTGCACAAGCACTTATACATAACCCGGATGTACTTATTTTAGATGAACCAACAAATGGGTTAGATCCAAATGGTATCCATGAGATGCGTATGTATATAAAGAAAATTGCACATGAACAAGGAAAGGCCGTTCTTGTATCGAGTCATTTATTATCTGAAGTTGAATTAATGTGTGATCGCGTCATTATCATTCAACATGGAGAATATGTAACGACGCAAAGTATTCAACGAGATGGAAGTTTGGAAATGGAGACGATTCATATACGTGTTGATGATGTGAAGCGGGCAGCGGATCTTTTAACGTATGATGCTGTAATTCAAGATAATGAATTGATTCTTACTGTGGAAAATGAAGAAATTCCAAATGTGATTCGTACATTAACAGAAAAAAGTATTCGTATTTATCGTGTTTATGAAGAAAGAAAAACATTAGAAGAGAAGTTTTTAGAATTAACAGGAGGCAAGGATATTGTTTAA
- a CDS encoding IclR family transcriptional regulator, with amino-acid sequence MVQSIDRAISIIKLLNSINDKEYWAISDIADRTHLPVSTVHRLLNSLMEHGLVTQVSETKQYTTGPMWMEIGLRQLEKVDYRSVAREVMKRLAFEVEESVYLNIPNGTHSIIIERMDSPLKIRVIDNLGEQIPLSIGAANKTMLANMKTNEMEYIVEQLLSSLPEQKQMLFDQLAMIRNEGYAVSYGEKTEGTASVAASIIGFNHKVVGALSIGLINHRINDDRLSFLISKVKQAANEISIKIGRTSE; translated from the coding sequence ATGGTACAATCCATTGATCGAGCAATAAGTATTATTAAGTTATTGAATTCTATAAATGACAAAGAATATTGGGCTATTTCTGATATAGCTGATAGAACACATCTCCCAGTTAGTACAGTACATAGGTTACTTAACTCTCTAATGGAGCATGGATTAGTTACGCAAGTTTCAGAAACAAAACAGTATACAACTGGACCAATGTGGATGGAAATAGGGTTACGTCAATTAGAGAAGGTAGACTACAGATCTGTTGCAAGAGAAGTGATGAAGCGTTTGGCCTTTGAAGTTGAAGAAAGTGTTTACTTGAACATTCCAAATGGAACACATTCTATTATTATTGAAAGAATGGATAGCCCTTTAAAAATTCGAGTTATCGATAACTTAGGGGAACAGATTCCTCTTTCGATTGGCGCCGCAAATAAAACGATGCTTGCCAATATGAAAACAAATGAAATGGAATACATTGTAGAACAGTTACTTTCTTCTTTACCAGAACAAAAGCAAATGCTTTTTGATCAACTCGCAATGATAAGAAATGAAGGATATGCTGTGAGTTATGGTGAGAAAACAGAAGGAACAGCTTCAGTAGCTGCATCTATTATAGGATTTAATCATAAAGTAGTAGGAGCACTAAGTATTGGATTAATTAATCATCGTATTAACGATGATCGACTATCTTTTCTTATTAGTAAGGTCAAACAAGCGGCTAATGAAATATCAATAAAAATCGGCAGAACATCGGAATAA
- a CDS encoding ABC transporter permease translates to MFNLVYNELYKIFKRKRTMIPFVVIAILVIGLGWVSVKYFPSLSGDWKTEYTERTAEIEKKLGSTKQDIINQKSGDELVKEYQLKMKHLDTNTPPADASPLTFMRDTGLIVFPILLPFILVYASTIFANEYNWGTYKFLMIRPANRFKILTAKYVAIVIFSGLLFIFNMLFSLLCGFVIYKFQQPAWTEFIVQNGSIIERNIFGDVSQYYLLEWLPTLVYAALAFMISVLTRSSGGAIGISLFVALSGGIILMPASRYEWMKFLLPANTDLYGILQHGSLVSGITFPFASCILMIYLLVFLGISYTVFSKRDLT, encoded by the coding sequence TTGTTTAATTTAGTTTATAACGAACTGTATAAAATCTTTAAGCGAAAGCGAACAATGATACCGTTTGTTGTTATTGCAATTTTAGTTATTGGTTTAGGATGGGTTTCTGTTAAATACTTTCCGTCTTTATCAGGAGATTGGAAAACAGAGTATACGGAGCGAACGGCAGAAATTGAAAAAAAACTTGGGAGTACAAAACAGGATATTATCAATCAAAAATCAGGAGATGAGCTTGTTAAAGAGTATCAGCTTAAAATGAAGCACTTAGATACGAATACACCACCTGCAGATGCTTCACCTCTAACTTTTATGAGAGATACCGGATTAATTGTTTTTCCGATTTTATTACCATTTATTCTTGTATATGCTAGTACAATTTTTGCAAATGAGTACAACTGGGGAACTTATAAATTCTTAATGATTCGCCCGGCGAATCGATTTAAAATTTTAACAGCGAAATATGTTGCGATTGTTATTTTTTCTGGATTACTATTTATATTTAATATGCTTTTCTCACTGTTATGTGGGTTTGTTATTTATAAGTTTCAACAGCCAGCATGGACGGAATTTATTGTACAAAATGGTAGTATTATTGAGCGGAATATCTTTGGTGATGTGAGCCAGTATTATCTATTAGAATGGCTACCAACTCTTGTGTATGCAGCACTTGCTTTTATGATTTCTGTTCTAACAAGATCAAGTGGGGGTGCAATAGGTATTTCTTTATTTGTGGCATTATCTGGTGGAATCATTTTAATGCCAGCATCTAGATATGAATGGATGAAATTTTTATTACCGGCAAATACAGATTTATATGGAATATTACAACATGGAAGCTTAGTTTCAGGGATAACATTCCCATTTGCCTCTTGTATTCTGATGATTTATTTACTTGTTTTCCTAGGTATTTCCTATACTGTATTTTCAAAGCGCGATTTAACATAA
- a CDS encoding CidA/LrgA family holin-like protein, with translation MKWWKLSGQILLLFCFAWTGEWITKQAHLLIPGSIIGIFLLLMSLKFNLVKKEWIQDGADFLLKELILFFIPSAVAVIRYKDTLSQYGIDLILIIMISTLCVTLVTGILTELLLKRKGSAQ, from the coding sequence ATGAAATGGTGGAAATTAAGCGGACAAATCTTACTATTATTTTGTTTCGCTTGGACAGGTGAATGGATCACAAAGCAGGCACACCTCCTAATTCCAGGAAGTATTATCGGAATTTTTTTATTATTAATGTCATTAAAATTTAACTTGGTGAAAAAAGAGTGGATTCAAGACGGAGCGGATTTTTTATTAAAAGAACTTATTTTATTTTTTATTCCTTCTGCCGTCGCTGTTATCCGCTACAAAGATACATTATCACAATATGGTATCGATCTCATTTTGATTATCATGATTAGTACCCTTTGTGTAACACTCGTCACTGGAATCTTAACAGAACTGCTATTAAAGCGGAAAGGATCAGCACAATGA